The following is a genomic window from Crossiella equi.
TTCGGACCTGCTGGAGGCCCGCGCTTGCCCGCCACGCTGCGTGACGGACCAGGTCCTCACCCGGAGCACCCCACCGCGGTAGGAGGGTTGCCGACCAGCGAGCCGGGGCTTGACGCTGGCACTCATGACCTTGGCTTCGAGGCTAGCCGACGAGTGACGCTCTGGAGAAGACCCCGTCCAGATTCCGGGAAGCCGCAGGACGGGATGGACCTGCGGCTACGCAGCGTGACCCGGGTCTCACCAGGGCAGCGGCTGCCCGTGCCGGAAGAACCCGCCCGTGGGACCGCCGTCCGGCAGGCGCACCGCCCACGCCACGCTGGCCACGCCCTCGGCGAGGGGCCCGCCGCCGGGGCCGCCCATGTCGGTGGCGATCCAGCCGGGGCAGACCGCGTTGACCAGGAACCGCGCGGAGGTCAGCTCGTGGGCGAGGGTCTTGGTGAGCATGTTCAGCGCGGCCTTGCTCACCGAGTAGCCGGGGCTGTCCACCGCGTACTCGCTGTGGAAGGACCCGGACTCGCTGGAGACGTTGACGATCCGGGGGTGCGCGCTGCGGCGCAGCAGCGGCAGCAGGGCCTGGGTGACCTGCCAGACGCCGAACAGGTTGGTGCCCAGGGTGTCCCGGACGGTGTCCAGGTCGGCGGTGACGGCCTGGACGTCCGGGTCGTAGTTGATGGCGGCGTTGTTGACCAGCACGTCCAGGTGCCCGTACTCCGCGCGCAGCTGTTCGGCGAGGGCGGCGGCCGAGGCCGGGTCGGTGACGTCGAGGGTCCGGATGTCGGCGGGCACGCCGTCCAGGGCCGCGCGGAGGGCGTCAGGGCGGCGGCCGGTGGCCACCACCCGGTCCCCGTCCTGCGCGAGCGAACGCGCGAGCCCCAGGCCGATGCCGCGGTTGGCACCGGTGATCAGCACGATGCGGGACATCGGTCCATTGTGCCGGCGGACCCCGCCCTAGGAGTCCAACCCGCGTTCCCCGCGCCAACGGGCATAACGGCCTGCCCGGTCGACCGCCCGGATGCGCTTCTCCGCCTCGTCGCGGGCCTGCTCGGTGGTGACCACGAGCAGCTGGTCGTCGAACTGCAACCGGGTCACCGGCTGCGGGGTGAAACCCTTGCCCCCGCGCACGACCAGGCTGACCGTGGCGCCCGCGGGCAGGCGCAGCTCGGAGACGTAGACGCCGTGCAGCTTGGAGCCGTTGGGGATGCGGATCTGGAGCAGCTCGGCGCCGAGCTCGTCCAGCGGGCCCGCGTCGACCTGGACCTCCTGCATCTCGCCGCGCCGCACCAGGCCGAGCCAGCGGGCCAGCACCGGCAGCGTGCCGCCCTGGATCAGGGTGAGCACCACGACCAGCACGAAGACCACGTCGACCAGGGTCTGCGCGCCGGGTAACCCGTTGGTCACCGGGATCATGGCCAGCACGATCGGCACCGCGCCGCGCAGCCCGGACCAGGACAGGAAGACCTGTTCGCGCCAGGGCACGCGGAAGGGCGTGGCCGACAGCAGCACCGACAGCGGGCGGGCCACGAGCACCAGCACCGCGCCGGCCACCAGGGCGGGGAAGAGCACGTGCGGCAGGCGCGAGGGCGAGGCGTACAGGCCGAGCAGGACGAACAGGCCGATCTGGGCGAGCCAGCCCAGGCCCTCGGCGAAGGAGAGGGTGTCCGAGCGGTGCGGCAGCCGGGCGTTGCCCAGCACCAGGCCCGCCACGTAGGCCGAGAGCAGCCCGGCGCCGTGCACGCCCTGCGCGGCGGCGTAGGCGAGCACGCACACGCCGACAGTGGCCAGCGGGTACAGGCCGGTGGCGGGCAGGGCCGCCCGGCGCAGCGCGGCCGCGCCCAGCCAGCCGAGCACGATGCCCACGACGGCCCCCATGACGAGCTCGTAGAGCATCAGCGCGGGCGTGAACCAGGTGAACGGGTCACTGCTGGCGAGCAGCACCACGGCCAGGTACACGGGCGCGTCGTTGAGGCCGGACTCCAGCTCCAGCGCACCGACCAGGCGCTTGCTGACCCCGACCCCGCGCAGCACGCTGAACACGGCGGCCGCGTCGGTGGAGGAGAGCACCGCGCCCCACAGCAACGCGGTGCGCCACTCCAGGCCGAGGATGAGGTGCAGCAGCCCACCCACGGCGAAGATGCTCACCGCGACGGCCACAGTGGACAGAAGGATGCCAGGCCCGAGTGCGGGTTTCACGGCCGACCACCGCGTGGTCAACCCGCCCTCGGCCAGGATCAGCACCAGCGCCGCGATGCCCAGCGACTGCGTGAGCCCGGCATCGGAGAACTGGATCCCGAGCCCGGACTCCCCGAGCAGGAGCCCAATACCCAGGTACAGCAAGAGAGACGGCAGACCGAGCTTGACGGACACGCGCACGGCTAGAACCGCCACCAGGAGCACCCCGGCACCGATCCCGAGCACGGTCGTCAGGTCGGTCATAGGGCGCCTCCAGGAATCACACTAAGGGTCAAGTGTGTTCATTGTGGCTGCTCAGACGTGATTTTTCTGGAAATGCGATGAATCGTGCAAGCGTCTATGCCCAGACCTGCTCAGCATGGGAGAATCGGGGAATCGCCTCAGGTAACGCGGTGACGGGCTCAGCCCACCAGCTCGCGCCCGCCCAGCAGCGCCGCCACCGCCTCGTCCAGGTGCGCCCGCAGCTGTGGCCGCGACCGGGGCATCGCCGCCGGGGCCATGCGGAACAGGTGCGCGTGCCCGAGGTAGGCCGAGTAGGCCAGGACCGCCCGGCGGCGGGCCTCGCCGGCGGGGAAGCCGCACTGGCCGAAAAGTGTTGCCAGGTAAGCGATCCGGCGGTCGGTGACGCGGTCCAGGATCGGGCGGATGACCGGGTCGTCGCCCGCCGCCAGCAGGGCCAGCTCGACCGCGTCGTTCTCGGTCTGGTTGAGCACGCTCGCGAAGAGCTTGCGCAGCCTGCGTTCCGGGTCCGGTTCCTGTTCGGCGAAGGAGATCACGGTCTCGGTGTGCTCCACCGCCCAGCGTTCCAGGGTGGCCACGAGCAGCGCCTCGCGGTTGGCGAAGTGCCAGTAGGCGCTGCCCTTGGTGGCGCCCACCCGGGTGGCCAGCGGTTCGATGGCCACCGCGGCCAGGCCGCCCTCGGCCAGCGCGGTCAACGCCGCCGAGGTCCAGTCGGCCTTGGTGCGCCGCCGCCTGGCCGGCTCGCCCTTCGTGCTCACCCGGCACACCGTACACGGCACGGGGCCCTTCCATACTCTGCCGTATGGAAGGGCCCCGGTGTCCGTTTCCCCTGCCGCGTCAGGCCTTGCGGACCGCCACGGTCACCGCGGTGCCCTCACCGACCGAACCCGCGAAGCCCGCCTCGCCGGTCTCGCCGTGCACCAGCGACACCGCCAGGGTCTCCTCGCCGATGAAGGCGGCGAAGGCGTCGACCGCCGCGCGCGCCTCCTGCGGCACCGAGACGGTCAGCTCGATGCGGTCGGAGACCTCCAGCGCCGCCTCGCGCCGGGCCTGCTGCACCACGCGCACCAGGTCGCGGGCCAGGCCCTCGGCCGCCAGCTCCTCGGTGACCTCGGTGTCCAGCACGACCAGGCCGGACCCGCCGGGCAGCGCGGCCGCCGCCCCCGGGTCGGAGGAGACCAGGCGCTGCTCGTACTCGGTGGGCAGCAGCTCGATGCCCGCCGCGACCACGGCACCCGACGGCGAGGTGGTCCACTCCCCCGCCTTCACCGCCTTGATCACCTTCTGCGTGTCGCCGCCCAGGCGCGGGCCGCAGGCGCGGGCGTTGACCGCCAGCTCCACCCGGCCGTGCGCGGCCACGTCCGTGCTGAGCACGACCTGCTTGACGTTGACCTCGTCGCGGATCAGGGCCGCGAACGGCTCCAGGTCCTCGGCGTAGGGCGCGGCCACCACGAGCTTGGCCAGCGGCAGGCGCACGCGCAGCTTGTTGGCCTTGCGCAGCGACAGCGCGGTCGAGCACACCTGGCGCACCTCGTCCATGGCCGCGACGAGCCTGTCGTCGGCGGGCAGGTCCGCGGTGGCCGGGTAGTCGGTCAGGTGCACCGAGCGCCCGCCGGTGAGCCCGCGCCAGACCGCCTCGGTGGTCAGCGGCAGCAGCGGCGCGGTCACCCGGCAGACGACCTCGAGCACGGTGTGCAGCGTGTCCACCGCGTCCTGCTCGCCCGCCCAGAACCGCTCGCGCGAGCGCCGCACGTACCAGTTGGTGAGGACCTCCAGGAACTCCCGCACCGCCTGGTGCGCGGTGGACAGGTCGTAGCCGTCCAGCCCGCCCCGCACGTCCCGGACCAGGTCGTGCGTCTTGGCCAGGATGTAGCGGTCCAGCACGTGCGCGCTGTCCACCCGCCAGGTGCCCTCCACGCCCGCCGCGTTGGCGTACAGCGACAGGAAGTACCAGGAGTTCCACAGCGGCAGCACGGCCTGGCGCACCGCGTCGCGGATGCCGCGCTCGGTGACGCTCAGGTCGCCGCCCCGGGACACCGGGCTGGCCAGCAGGAACCAGCGCATGGCGTCGGAGCCGTCGCGGTCGAAGACCTCCCGGACATCCGGGTAGTTCTTCTTCGACTTGGACATCTTCTGGCCGTCGTCGCCGAGCACGGTGCCGTGCACCAGGCAGTTGCGGAAGGCCGGGCGGTCGAACAGCGCCGTGGCCAGCACGTGCATGGTGTAGAACCAGCCGCGCGTCTGCGCGGTGTACTCCACGATGAAGTCACCCGGGTAGTGGTCCTCGAACCACTCGGCGTTCTCGAACGGGTAGTGCACCTGCGCGAAGGACATCGAGCCGGACTCGAACCAGCAGTCCAGCACCTCCGGCACGCGCCGCATCACCGACTTGCCGGTCGGGTCGTCCGGGTTCGGGCGCACCAGGTCGTCGACCACCGGGCGGTGCAGGTCGGTCGGGCGCACGCCGAAGTCGCGCTCCAGCTCGTCCAGCGAGCCGTAGACATCCACGCGCGGGTAGGCCGGGTCGTCGGAGACCCACACCGGGATCGGGGAGCCCCAGAACCGGTTGCGGGAGATCGACCAGTCGCGCGCGTTCTCCAGCCACTTGCCGAACTGGCCGTCCTTGATGTGGCCGGGCACCCAGTTGATGTCCTGGTTGAGCTCGACCATGCGGTCCTTGAACTTGGTGACCGCGACGAACCAGGAGGAGACCGCGCGCTGGATCAGCGGGCTGTCACAGCGCCAGCAGTGCGGGTACGGGTGGTTGTAGGTCTCGTGGCGCAGCAGCACACCAGCGGCCTTGAGGTCGCGGATGATCGCCTTGTTCGCCTCGAAGACGTGCGTGCCCGCGTACGGCGGCACCTCGGCGGTGAACTCGCCCCGGGAGTTGACCGGGACGACCGCCTCGATGTCGGCGGCGTCGGTGACCGCCTTGTCCTCCTCACCGAAGGCGGGCGCGATGTGCACGACGCCGGTGCCGTCCTCGGTGGTGACGTAGTCCGCGGTGAGCACCTGGTGGGCGTTCTCGCGGCCGGCGAAGAACGGGAACACCGGCGTGTACCGGCGGCCCACCAGCTCCGAGCCCTTGTACCGGGCGACCACGCGCTCGGCGGCGTCCTCGCCAAGCTCGCGGGCGTAGGCGGCCAGCCGGGCCTCGGCCAGCAGGTAGCGCTCGCCCTCGTGCTCGACCACGACGTAGTCCACGTCCGGGCCGACGGCCATGGCGAGGTTGCTGGGCAGCGTCCACGGCGTGGTCGTCCAGACCAGGGCCAGCTCGCCGGACTCCAGGCGCATCCCGACGGTCACCGCCGGGTCCTGCCGGTCGCGGTAGACGTCGTCCATCTTGGTCTCGGTGTTGGACAGCGGCGTCTCGCAGCGCCAGCAGTACCAGAGCACGCGGAAGCCCTCGTAGACCAGGCCCTTGTCCCACAGCGACTTGAACGCCCACATGACCGACTCCATGTAGGGCAGGTCCAGGGTCTTGTAGTCGTTGTCGAAGTCGACCCAGCGCGCCTGGCGGGTGACGTAGTCGCGCCAGTCGCCGGTGAACTGGAGCACCGAGGCCCGGCACGCCTCGTTGAACTTCTCGATGCCGAGCGCCTCGATCTCGGACTTGTGGTTGATGCCGAGTTCCTTCTCCACCGCGATCTCGGCGGGCATGCCGTGGCAGTCCCAGCCGAAGCGGCGCTCGACGCGCTTGCCGAGCATGGTCTGGTAGCGCGGCACCACGTCCTTGACGTAGCCGGTGAGCAGGTGCCCGTAGTGCGGCAGGCCGTTGGCGAAGGGCGGGCCGTCGTAGAAGACGAACTCGTTGCCGCCGTTCTCACCGGCGGGCCGGGCGTCGACGCTGGCCTGGAAGGTCTGGTCGGAGGCCCAGTAGGCCAGCACGTCACGCTCCAGCACCGGGAACGAGGGCTGGGCGGGCACGCCCGCGGCGCTGTCGAGTTCGACCTTGGGGTAGGCCATGGAGGGTGCTCCTCGCGCTGTCGTCGTCCGTCTCGTACGGGCCGGAGCCCACACGGGGACGACGGGCCTGGCGGCCTGCCGCGGTACCACCCCGCTTGCCGCCCACGCGGGACGGCCACTCGTTGGTCGGCTGTGACGGGCCGTCCCGTCCGGTTCTACTGGGGCGCCCAGGGGCGCCTGTTCTTCCGGAGGCTCCCCGGTGATGGCCGGATCGATGCCTGTGCTGTCAAGAGTAACCAGGTGGGCAAATCCGTTGTTCCGGGGGCCGGTTCCGCCATAGCGGTAACGCGCCGCCGTGTGCTCCCCCAAACGGCGTCACTCTGGGTGAGTTGGTACTACTTAGACAACTTGATGTTGGTGAGGCTGGGGGCCCATGAACACGCCGTGTCGTCAGCGGGCTCGTCCCGCCCGGTGCTCGGCGGCGAGCCTGCGGTCCGGGGTGCAGCGGCCGCACGGCGTGAAGCCAAGCTCCCGCGCCTCCCGCACCGGCATGCGCAGCGTGGTCTCGCCGGTCAGCCCGGCACAGGTCGCCAGGTGGTACCTCGGGTGCTCGTCGACCACGCGCACCTCGGCGGTCAGCGCCGAGACGACCAACAGGTCCGCGGCGTCCGTGTCCTCCTCAGCGGCTTCGAACGCAGCCGCCGGGGACCCCACCCTCTGGGTGGCGTCCCCGGCGCTCTCGTCGTTCTCAGGGCCGTTCGGGGCCTCGTCCCGCGCGGTACCGGCCGCCCCGGCGTGTTCTCCAGCATCCGGACGGCCGACTTCCCCATCAGCAGCCGAGTCCTCCGGATCCGCGGCGTCCGCCCGACGACGGCGCTGGAACCAGTCGGCGAACAGCAGCAGCGCAGCTGCCGCGCTCGCGACGACCGATCCCCACGCCCAGGCGGTCACCCCGGAGACCAGGGCGGTGACCAGCAGCCCGAAGGCGGCCAGCACCAGCAGCAGGACCAGGAACAGCACCTGCCACGCTCCTCGCCGAAGGTCAGCCGGCCTCAGCCGCGCGCGTGCCGAAGGTGTAGCCGGACTGGTTGGCTCGGCTCTCCGTCGGCGCCGCCGGGGCAGCGGAGCCCTGGTCGATCAGTTCCTGCAGACGGGACTCCAGGAACGTCTTCAGCCTGGTGCGGTACTCACGCTCGAAGGTGCGGAGCGTGTCGAGCTTCTTCTCCAGCGCGTTCTTCTCCTGGGTGATGGAGCCCATCACCTCGGTGTGCTTGCGCTGCGCGTCGCGTTCCAGCGCGGAGGCCTTCTCGCGGGCCTGCCGCTCCAGCGTCTCCGCACGGGTGCGGGCGTCGTTCAGCATCGTCTCGGCGCGGGTGCGCGCCTCGTTGACCATGCTGTCCGCCTTGGCCCGGGCCTCGGAGAGCAGCTGCTCGGACTTCGTGCGGGCCTCCGACAGCATGCCGTCGGACTCCGCCTTGGCCTCACCGGTGAGCCGGTCGGCCATCTCCTGGGCCAGGCCCAGGACCTTGGCGGCCTGCACGTGGTGGTCGCCACCGGGGGAGGTCTGCTCCATCACCGAGGGCGGGGGCACGGGGGTGAGGCGACGCGGCTCGTCGACGGCGCGCACCGGGGAGTGCCCGCCCGCGACGGTCTTGGTCCGCGCGTCCTCAAGCTCAACGCGGGCGTTGCTGAGCTGGCTGTCGAGCTGCTCGACCTGCTGGCGCAGGTCGTTGTTCTCCTCGATCAGCCGGGCCAGCTCGGCCTCGATGAGGTCGAGGAAGGCATCGACCTCGTCCTCGTTGTAGCCCCGCTTGCCTATCGGCGGCTTGCTGAACGCCACATTATGAACGTCGGCGGGGGTCAAGCCCATCTTCTCACCTCACGCACTCGGGGCTGCTTCTGGTCCAGTGTCCCCGTCACTGGACCGGGACCAATCGCATCAGGATCAACACGACCAGCACCAGCACCATAATCGACAAGTCCAGTCCGATCCCCCCGATTCGAACCATCGGGATCACCCGACGAGCCAGTGAGACCGGGGGGTCGGTCACTGTGTAGATGGTCTCCAGCGTCACCGCAACCCCGCCCGCCGGCCGCCAGTCCCTGGCGAACGATCGGACGAGCTCGACGACCAGCCTGGCCGTCAGTAGCAGCCAGAAGGCGAACAGCAGGTAATAGGCGATGACCCAGACCGGTTGCACGCCCCCACTCTGCCACTTTCTAGCTCTGGCTGAAGTAGCCACCCTCGGCCAGGCGCCTGCGGTCCTCCGCGGTGACGCTGACATTGGGCGGTGAGAGAAGGAACACCTTGTTGGTGACCTTGTCGATGTCGCCGCGCAGCGCGAAGGCCAGACCGGCGGCGAAGTCGACCAGGCGGCGCGCGTCGGCGTCGGCCATGCCGGTCAGGTTGATGATGACCGGGGTGCCCTCGCGGTAGTGCTCGCCGATCGTGCGCGCCTCCAGGTAGCTGCGCGGCGCGAGCGTGGTGATGCGGCTGAGCGGGTGCGAGGGGTGCTCGATGACGGCCCGCTGGCGCGGGGTCGGCTCGAGCTCGGGCTGCGGGCTGACCGCCAGCGCGCCGCGCGTGGGCGGCGCCGGGGAGGTGGTCGGCGCGGTGCCGCTCTGGGCCCAGGGCCTGCGGGAACGCGCGGGCTCGGGCTCCGGCTCGTAGTCGTCGACGTCCTCGACCAGCTCCGGGCGGTAGGTGCCGAAGCGCCGCCGCCGCGACCCGCGCTCGCCGTAGGAGTCGTAGCCGTCGTCACCGCCGTAGCGGCGGTCGCGGTCGCCGTAGTCCCGGTCCGCGTAGTCGTCACCGTACTCACGGCTGCGGCCGTGGTAGCGGTCGTCCTCTTCGGTGGCGTACCGGTCGACTTCGTCGGCGGGGACCATTCCGAAGTAGGCCTTCAGCTTCTGGAGCGCGCTCATCGCCAGCCCTTCCTACTTCTGGACGACCCACCGCCGTGGCCTCCGTCCCACGACTTAGGGCGAGGTTAGCCGCCGTTCGCCGAGCAACGAGGTTCCGACACGCACACAGGTCGAACCGTGGTCAATCGCCGCTTCCAAGTCCCCGCTCATGCCCGCGGACACCATGTCGGCACCGGAATACTCGCTTCTAAGACGCCTGGACACCTCAGCGAGTTCCCCGAAAGCGGCATGAGGATTACTACCTAGGGGTGCGATCGCCATCACACCCTTCAAGGTCAGTTCACCCGATTGAGTGATCTTCCCCACAAGGTCAGCGAATTGATCTTGCGGAACCCCGCCCCGGTGTGGGTCACCGTCGAGGCTCACCTGTGCCAGGACCGCCAAGGGGTGGTCGCGCTCCCCCGCCAGGCGTGCCCTGGCCACCGCCCCGGCGAGGGCTTCGGCGAGCCGGACGCTGTCCACCGTCTGGACGACGTCCGCCCACTTGATCACGTGGCGTGCCTTGTTGCGCTGCAGTCGCCCGATCAGGTGCCAACGGGGCCGGATACCCAGAGCGGCGAGCTCCTCGGCCTTCGCGGCGGCCTCCTGCTCCCGCGACTCGCCGAACTCGGTGAGCCCGAGCTCGTGCAGCAGGGCCACGTCGGAGGCGGGATGGTTCTTGGTGATGGCCAGCAGCTGGACCTCGTCCCGGTCCCGCCCGGCGGCCCGGCAGGCGGCGGCGATGCGCTCCTCGATCCCGGCCAGGTTCTCGGCCAGCTCGGCGCGGCGCGCCTCGGTGCCCGCGCTCATGCCTCGACCCACACCACGGAGGCCAGCCGCCCGGTCTTGCCGTCGCGCCGGTGGCTGAACAGGCTCTTGTCCTCGACGGTGCAGCGCGGGTCGAGCCCGATCTTGGCCACCCCGGAGTCGGCGAGCTGCTGCCAGAGCCCGGCCCGCAGGTCCAGCCCGGGCGTGCCCTTGCGGGTGCGGCAGGCCGACCCGGGCAGGTGCGCCTCCACGTCGTCCTGCATGGCCTGGGGCACCTCGTAGCACTCCCCGCACACGGACGGCCCGAGCAGCACCTCCACCCGGTCCACGCGCGCCCCGGCGGCGTCCATGGCCCGGAGGGCGGCGGGCACCACGCCCACGCGCGCCCCGACCCGCCCGGCGTGCACGGCGGCCACCACACCGGCCTCGGGGTCGCCGAGCAGCACGGGCACGCAGTCGGCGGTGAGCACGGCCAGGGCCAGCCCGGCCTGCGCGGTCACCAGGGCGTCGGTGGCCTCGGCGGGCCCGTCCAGGGGCCCGGCCACGGTGGTCACGGTGCGCCCGTGCACCTGCTCCATCCACACCAGGCGCTCCCCGCCCAGCCCGACCCCCCCGGCCAGCCGCTCCCGGTTGGCCCGCACGGCCCCAGGGTCGTCGCCGACGTGGTCACCGAGGTTGAACGACTCGTAGGGCGCGGCCGAACCGCCCCCGGCCCGGGTGGTGATGACACGACGAATGCGCACGGGGAGAACTTAGCGCGAGGGGCTCAGGCACCCCGCCCCGGAACGCCCAACACGAGGTACGGGAACGGCCAACACGAGGTACCGAAGTGGCCAACACGGCGGGCGGGGGACGGTCGACGGGGGTCGGAGACCTGCTGGGACGACAGCGGCCCGGCTCCGCGTGGGCGGGGCCGGGCCGTTGTGGCTTGTGCGTCAGCGGCGCATGAAGGGCGGGACGTCGACCTCGTCGTCGTCCGGCTCGTCGGTGACCGGGACCGAGCGCGGCGGCAGGCCGCCGTTGAGGCCCGAGCTGACCGGCGGCAGGCCGTGCATGCCCGTGCGCGGCGGCAGCGGGTTCATCGGGTTCGGTGCCGGGGCCGGGGGCTGCGGGGCCACCGGCTGCTGCACGACCGGCTGCGGGGCCGGTGCGGGCGCCGGTGCGGGCTGCTGCTGGTAGGTGACCGGCGGCTGCGGCGGGGCGGCCTGCGGCTGCTCCTCCGCCACCGGGGCCGGTGCCGGGGGTGGCTGGACCTGGCCCGCGGTGGCCGGGGCCACCGGGGTGCGCGAGGTGACCGGTGCCGGTTCCAGCTTCTTGTGCGTCGGCGTTCCGCCGTCGAAGCCCGCCGCGATCACCGTGACCCGGACCTCGTCGCCGAGCGAGTCGTCGATGACCGTACCGAAGATGATGTTGGCCTCGGGGTGGGCCGCCTCCTGGACCAGGCTGGCGGCCTCGTTGATCTCGAACAGGCCCAGGTCGGAGCCGCCCGCGATCGAGAGCAACACGCCGTGCGCGCCCTCCATGGAGGCCTCCAGCAGCGGCGAGTTGATCGCCTTGCCCGCCGCCTGGACCGCCCGGCCCTCGCCCCTGGCCGAGCCGATGCCCATGAGGGCACTGCCCGCGCCGGACATCACGCTCTTGACGTCGGCGAAGTCCAGGTTGATCAGACCGGGGGTCGTGATCAGGTCGGTGATGCCCTGGACACCGGAGAGCAGGACCTCGTCGGCCGAGCGGAACGCGTCCATCAGGCTGACCCCGATGTCGCCCAGCTGCAGCAGCCGGTCGTTCGGGATGACGATGAGCGTGTCGCACTCGTTGCG
Proteins encoded in this region:
- a CDS encoding SDR family NAD(P)-dependent oxidoreductase encodes the protein MSRIVLITGANRGIGLGLARSLAQDGDRVVATGRRPDALRAALDGVPADIRTLDVTDPASAAALAEQLRAEYGHLDVLVNNAAINYDPDVQAVTADLDTVRDTLGTNLFGVWQVTQALLPLLRRSAHPRIVNVSSESGSFHSEYAVDSPGYSVSKAALNMLTKTLAHELTSARFLVNAVCPGWIATDMGGPGGGPLAEGVASVAWAVRLPDGGPTGGFFRHGQPLPW
- a CDS encoding potassium/proton antiporter is translated as MTDLTTVLGIGAGVLLVAVLAVRVSVKLGLPSLLLYLGIGLLLGESGLGIQFSDAGLTQSLGIAALVLILAEGGLTTRWSAVKPALGPGILLSTVAVAVSIFAVGGLLHLILGLEWRTALLWGAVLSSTDAAAVFSVLRGVGVSKRLVGALELESGLNDAPVYLAVVLLASSDPFTWFTPALMLYELVMGAVVGIVLGWLGAAALRRAALPATGLYPLATVGVCVLAYAAAQGVHGAGLLSAYVAGLVLGNARLPHRSDTLSFAEGLGWLAQIGLFVLLGLYASPSRLPHVLFPALVAGAVLVLVARPLSVLLSATPFRVPWREQVFLSWSGLRGAVPIVLAMIPVTNGLPGAQTLVDVVFVLVVVLTLIQGGTLPVLARWLGLVRRGEMQEVQVDAGPLDELGAELLQIRIPNGSKLHGVYVSELRLPAGATVSLVVRGGKGFTPQPVTRLQFDDQLLVVTTEQARDEAEKRIRAVDRAGRYARWRGERGLDS
- a CDS encoding TetR/AcrR family transcriptional regulator, translated to MSTKGEPARRRRTKADWTSAALTALAEGGLAAVAIEPLATRVGATKGSAYWHFANREALLVATLERWAVEHTETVISFAEQEPDPERRLRKLFASVLNQTENDAVELALLAAGDDPVIRPILDRVTDRRIAYLATLFGQCGFPAGEARRRAVLAYSAYLGHAHLFRMAPAAMPRSRPQLRAHLDEAVAALLGGRELVG
- the ileS gene encoding isoleucine--tRNA ligase, whose amino-acid sequence is MAYPKVELDSAAGVPAQPSFPVLERDVLAYWASDQTFQASVDARPAGENGGNEFVFYDGPPFANGLPHYGHLLTGYVKDVVPRYQTMLGKRVERRFGWDCHGMPAEIAVEKELGINHKSEIEALGIEKFNEACRASVLQFTGDWRDYVTRQARWVDFDNDYKTLDLPYMESVMWAFKSLWDKGLVYEGFRVLWYCWRCETPLSNTETKMDDVYRDRQDPAVTVGMRLESGELALVWTTTPWTLPSNLAMAVGPDVDYVVVEHEGERYLLAEARLAAYARELGEDAAERVVARYKGSELVGRRYTPVFPFFAGRENAHQVLTADYVTTEDGTGVVHIAPAFGEEDKAVTDAADIEAVVPVNSRGEFTAEVPPYAGTHVFEANKAIIRDLKAAGVLLRHETYNHPYPHCWRCDSPLIQRAVSSWFVAVTKFKDRMVELNQDINWVPGHIKDGQFGKWLENARDWSISRNRFWGSPIPVWVSDDPAYPRVDVYGSLDELERDFGVRPTDLHRPVVDDLVRPNPDDPTGKSVMRRVPEVLDCWFESGSMSFAQVHYPFENAEWFEDHYPGDFIVEYTAQTRGWFYTMHVLATALFDRPAFRNCLVHGTVLGDDGQKMSKSKKNYPDVREVFDRDGSDAMRWFLLASPVSRGGDLSVTERGIRDAVRQAVLPLWNSWYFLSLYANAAGVEGTWRVDSAHVLDRYILAKTHDLVRDVRGGLDGYDLSTAHQAVREFLEVLTNWYVRRSRERFWAGEQDAVDTLHTVLEVVCRVTAPLLPLTTEAVWRGLTGGRSVHLTDYPATADLPADDRLVAAMDEVRQVCSTALSLRKANKLRVRLPLAKLVVAAPYAEDLEPFAALIRDEVNVKQVVLSTDVAAHGRVELAVNARACGPRLGGDTQKVIKAVKAGEWTTSPSGAVVAAGIELLPTEYEQRLVSSDPGAAAALPGGSGLVVLDTEVTEELAAEGLARDLVRVVQQARREAALEVSDRIELTVSVPQEARAAVDAFAAFIGEETLAVSLVHGETGEAGFAGSVGEGTAVTVAVRKA
- the wag31 gene encoding DivIVA-like cell division protein Wag31, whose protein sequence is MGLTPADVHNVAFSKPPIGKRGYNEDEVDAFLDLIEAELARLIEENNDLRQQVEQLDSQLSNARVELEDARTKTVAGGHSPVRAVDEPRRLTPVPPPSVMEQTSPGGDHHVQAAKVLGLAQEMADRLTGEAKAESDGMLSEARTKSEQLLSEARAKADSMVNEARTRAETMLNDARTRAETLERQAREKASALERDAQRKHTEVMGSITQEKNALEKKLDTLRTFEREYRTRLKTFLESRLQELIDQGSAAPAAPTESRANQSGYTFGTRAAEAG
- a CDS encoding YggT family protein — protein: MQPVWVIAYYLLFAFWLLLTARLVVELVRSFARDWRPAGGVAVTLETIYTVTDPPVSLARRVIPMVRIGGIGLDLSIMVLVLVVLILMRLVPVQ
- a CDS encoding cell division protein SepF, encoding MSALQKLKAYFGMVPADEVDRYATEEDDRYHGRSREYGDDYADRDYGDRDRRYGGDDGYDSYGERGSRRRRFGTYRPELVEDVDDYEPEPEPARSRRPWAQSGTAPTTSPAPPTRGALAVSPQPELEPTPRQRAVIEHPSHPLSRITTLAPRSYLEARTIGEHYREGTPVIINLTGMADADARRLVDFAAGLAFALRGDIDKVTNKVFLLSPPNVSVTAEDRRRLAEGGYFSQS
- a CDS encoding YggS family pyridoxal phosphate-dependent enzyme, with the protein product MSAGTEARRAELAENLAGIEERIAAACRAAGRDRDEVQLLAITKNHPASDVALLHELGLTEFGESREQEAAAKAEELAALGIRPRWHLIGRLQRNKARHVIKWADVVQTVDSVRLAEALAGAVARARLAGERDHPLAVLAQVSLDGDPHRGGVPQDQFADLVGKITQSGELTLKGVMAIAPLGSNPHAAFGELAEVSRRLRSEYSGADMVSAGMSGDLEAAIDHGSTCVRVGTSLLGERRLTSP
- the pgeF gene encoding peptidoglycan editing factor PgeF; protein product: MRIRRVITTRAGGGSAAPYESFNLGDHVGDDPGAVRANRERLAGGVGLGGERLVWMEQVHGRTVTTVAGPLDGPAEATDALVTAQAGLALAVLTADCVPVLLGDPEAGVVAAVHAGRVGARVGVVPAALRAMDAAGARVDRVEVLLGPSVCGECYEVPQAMQDDVEAHLPGSACRTRKGTPGLDLRAGLWQQLADSGVAKIGLDPRCTVEDKSLFSHRRDGKTGRLASVVWVEA
- the ftsZ gene encoding cell division protein FtsZ, which translates into the protein MTPPHNYLAVIKVVGIGGGGVNAVNRMIEVGLKGVEFIAVNTDAQALLMSDADVKLDIGRELTRGLGAGANPEVGQKAAEDHREEIEEVIKGADMVFVTAGEGGGTGTGGAPVVASIARKLGALTIGVVTRPFSFEGKRRAKQAEDGIQALRNECDTLIVIPNDRLLQLGDIGVSLMDAFRSADEVLLSGVQGITDLITTPGLINLDFADVKSVMSGAGSALMGIGSARGEGRAVQAAGKAINSPLLEASMEGAHGVLLSIAGGSDLGLFEINEAASLVQEAAHPEANIIFGTVIDDSLGDEVRVTVIAAGFDGGTPTHKKLEPAPVTSRTPVAPATAGQVQPPPAPAPVAEEQPQAAPPQPPVTYQQQPAPAPAPAPQPVVQQPVAPQPPAPAPNPMNPLPPRTGMHGLPPVSSGLNGGLPPRSVPVTDEPDDDEVDVPPFMRR